A single region of the Oleispira antarctica RB-8 genome encodes:
- a CDS encoding Oxidoreductase, GMC domain protein — MAKKVFEEVRGIPDPILEGISNGWITLDAGEYKEPAILEADVAIIGTGAGGGTTAEILAKAGLKVILIEEGPLKSSNDFKMDEREAYKDLYQENAGRMSKDGGMSILQGRCVGGTTVINWTSSFRTPEQTLQYWADNFDTKGASKEEMAPWFDKMEQRLNIAPWAVPANENNAVLSRGADALNIPWKVIPRNVAGCWNLGYCGTGCPTNAKQSMLVTTIPSAMDEGSQLLYSARAERLIMENDKVTGIEVTALDKGYRPTGVKLTVKATTVVLAAGGINGPAMMLRSGAPDPKGLIGKRTFFHPTIFSFAEFDKEINPYYGAPQSIYSDHFQWDTVDGPVGYKLEVPPLHPGITSVLLMGHGEEHFETMNKLPNMNAMIALLRDGFNDESQGGAIELADDGSAIIDYPLNDYLWEGVKRTHLSMAELQFAAGAKAVRPAHVDAKFETSWEASKAAINELSYTTSRALVGSAHVMGGMTMGENLDRCVVDSNGKYHYLDNLYVIDGSVFPTSIGANPQLSIYGMACKQATKLAEKLTGKKLS, encoded by the coding sequence ATGGCTAAGAAAGTTTTTGAAGAAGTCCGAGGCATTCCAGATCCGATTTTAGAAGGCATCAGCAATGGTTGGATAACCCTCGATGCGGGTGAATATAAAGAACCGGCCATCTTAGAAGCCGATGTTGCCATTATTGGCACCGGCGCAGGCGGCGGTACAACAGCAGAGATTCTAGCCAAAGCGGGATTGAAAGTTATTTTGATTGAAGAAGGGCCATTAAAGAGCTCCAACGATTTCAAAATGGACGAGCGCGAAGCCTACAAAGATCTTTATCAAGAAAATGCTGGCCGCATGAGCAAAGATGGCGGCATGTCGATTTTGCAAGGCCGTTGCGTCGGTGGCACAACCGTCATCAACTGGACTTCCAGCTTCCGTACCCCAGAACAAACACTGCAATATTGGGCAGATAATTTTGATACTAAAGGCGCCTCTAAAGAAGAAATGGCCCCTTGGTTCGACAAGATGGAACAGCGTTTAAATATCGCACCTTGGGCAGTACCTGCAAACGAAAATAACGCCGTCTTAAGCCGTGGTGCTGATGCATTAAATATTCCCTGGAAAGTTATTCCACGTAATGTTGCTGGTTGCTGGAACTTGGGCTACTGCGGTACCGGTTGTCCAACTAACGCTAAGCAATCCATGTTAGTAACCACAATTCCAAGTGCAATGGATGAAGGCAGCCAGCTGTTATACAGCGCTCGCGCCGAACGCCTAATTATGGAAAACGATAAAGTCACCGGTATTGAAGTTACTGCGCTAGACAAAGGCTATCGCCCAACGGGTGTAAAGCTAACGGTGAAGGCAACAACCGTTGTCTTAGCCGCAGGCGGAATTAATGGCCCTGCGATGATGCTGCGTTCTGGCGCCCCAGACCCCAAGGGTCTTATTGGTAAGCGTACCTTCTTTCACCCAACCATCTTTTCGTTTGCAGAATTCGACAAAGAAATTAATCCTTATTACGGTGCACCACAGTCCATTTATTCAGATCACTTCCAGTGGGATACGGTTGATGGGCCCGTCGGTTATAAACTGGAAGTGCCACCTCTGCATCCTGGCATAACCTCGGTACTGCTGATGGGTCATGGTGAAGAACATTTTGAAACAATGAATAAACTGCCGAACATGAATGCGATGATTGCTTTATTGCGTGATGGTTTTAACGATGAAAGCCAAGGCGGTGCCATCGAATTAGCTGATGATGGTTCAGCGATTATTGATTATCCGCTTAACGATTATTTATGGGAAGGCGTTAAGCGCACCCACTTAAGTATGGCTGAATTGCAGTTTGCCGCTGGCGCAAAAGCTGTTAGACCCGCTCACGTGGATGCTAAATTTGAAACGTCATGGGAAGCATCAAAAGCCGCAATCAATGAACTTTCTTATACCACAAGCCGTGCCTTAGTGGGCAGTGCTCACGTAATGGGCGGCATGACGATGGGTGAAAATCTGGACCGTTGTGTCGTTGATAGTAATGGTAAATATCATTACCTCGACAATTTATACGTGATTGACGGTTCGGTTTTCCCGACCAGTATTGGGGCGAACCCACAGCTGTCTATTTATGGAATGGCGTGTAAGCAGGCAACTAAGTTGGCTGAGAAACTGACAGGTAAGAAGTTGAGCTAA
- a CDS encoding Aldehyde dehydrogenase yields the protein MVANAAEVTSLDTEIIRLKELFIRQKSAYGKSLMPTAEQRIGHLKALKNVTIKYQDQLAAAVNEDFSCRSKDETLLAEILTSVEGINMAIKKTRKWMKPSKRGVGMLFAPAKNEVRYQPLGVVGIIVPWNYPIFLAIGPLVAALAAGNRAMIKMSEFTPNLNKVFKAMIAEIFEENRVCVIEGEADAAIVFTEQPFDHILFTGSTTVGRFVMAAAAKNLTPVTLELGGKSPAIVSKNIPMKDAAERICFGKSMNAGQTCVAPDYILVPKAQEEEFIQAYIAAFTKMYPTLKDNNDYTAIVNDRQYQRLTNWIEDAKDKGAKLTEINPAKEDLSAGRKLAPVIVQNMKDTMTIAEEELFGPILPIITYDSMDEAIAHVNDRPRPLALYFFGYDKNEQNYVLDNTHSGGVCVNDTLMHLAQEDMPFGGVGDSGMGHYHGKEGFITFSKAKAVHRKGRFSTGNLAYPPYDNSIRKMIYTFFIR from the coding sequence ATGGTTGCCAATGCTGCTGAAGTTACTTCTTTAGATACTGAGATTATTCGGTTAAAAGAGCTTTTTATCCGCCAAAAAAGTGCTTATGGTAAGTCACTCATGCCGACAGCAGAGCAGCGTATTGGTCATTTGAAAGCCTTAAAGAATGTCACTATAAAATACCAAGACCAACTGGCCGCAGCAGTAAACGAAGATTTTAGCTGTCGCTCAAAAGATGAAACTTTACTGGCTGAAATTCTGACCAGTGTTGAAGGCATCAATATGGCGATCAAAAAAACGCGTAAATGGATGAAACCCAGTAAGCGTGGTGTTGGCATGCTGTTCGCTCCAGCTAAAAATGAAGTACGTTATCAGCCATTAGGAGTTGTCGGCATTATCGTTCCTTGGAACTATCCTATTTTCTTGGCCATTGGGCCATTAGTTGCTGCATTAGCAGCCGGTAATCGCGCAATGATTAAGATGTCGGAATTCACTCCGAATCTGAACAAAGTATTCAAAGCGATGATTGCAGAAATATTTGAGGAAAACCGTGTCTGTGTCATTGAAGGCGAAGCTGATGCAGCCATCGTATTCACCGAACAACCTTTTGATCACATTCTATTTACGGGTTCAACAACTGTCGGTCGTTTTGTTATGGCCGCCGCCGCAAAAAATCTAACACCTGTCACATTAGAATTAGGCGGCAAATCTCCAGCCATTGTTTCTAAAAATATTCCAATGAAAGATGCCGCTGAACGCATCTGCTTTGGTAAATCAATGAACGCAGGTCAAACCTGTGTCGCTCCTGATTATATTTTGGTACCAAAAGCACAAGAAGAAGAATTCATTCAAGCGTACATCGCAGCTTTCACAAAAATGTACCCAACATTAAAAGACAACAACGATTACACAGCAATCGTTAACGATCGCCAATATCAGCGTCTGACAAACTGGATTGAAGATGCGAAAGACAAGGGCGCAAAACTAACGGAAATAAATCCCGCAAAAGAAGATCTTTCTGCTGGCCGAAAATTAGCCCCTGTTATCGTACAAAACATGAAGGACACAATGACCATTGCTGAAGAAGAGCTATTTGGTCCTATTCTTCCGATCATAACCTACGATTCAATGGATGAAGCCATTGCACACGTCAACGATCGCCCACGTCCACTGGCCTTGTATTTTTTCGGTTATGACAAGAATGAACAGAACTACGTATTAGACAATACTCACTCTGGCGGTGTCTGTGTGAACGATACCCTGATGCACCTTGCTCAAGAAGACATGCCGTTTGGTGGCGTCGGTGATTCTGGGATGGGTCATTACCACGGCAAAGAAGGTTTTATTACCTTCTCGAAAGCGAAAGCGGTTCATCGTAAAGGTCGTTTCTCAACGGGCAACCTAGCGTATCCTCCTTACGACAATTCAATTCGTAAAATGATTTATACTTTTTTCATTCGTTAA